In a genomic window of Nocardia fluminea:
- the mraY gene encoding phospho-N-acetylmuramoyl-pentapeptide-transferase encodes MRQILLSAGIALVVTITLTPGLIRVFARRGFGQEIRIDGPASHQAKRGTPTMGGLAIGAGVWAGYLGSHLIGLLWDAPGPSASGVLVLLLASALGVVGFLDDSIKLRKHRNLGLTAAGKYIGQIGAAVVFAVLVLRFPGATGLTPAGPNLSYVRDISTITFASLFFVAFIVLLVVAWSNAVNITDGLDGLAAGSMSLTLGAYVVITLWQYDNSCEITPGRGCYTVRDPLDLAMVSAAGAAACIGFLWWNAAPAKIFMGDTGSLGLGGLLAGLSITSRTELLAVVIGALFVAEIMSVVLQIVVFRTTHTRLFRMAPFHHHFELNNWPETAVIIRFWVLAGIASATGLCLFYSEYLTSL; translated from the coding sequence GTGAGGCAGATCCTGTTGTCGGCGGGGATCGCGCTTGTCGTCACCATCACGCTCACGCCGGGGCTGATCCGGGTTTTCGCGCGCCGGGGGTTCGGGCAGGAGATCCGCATCGACGGGCCCGCCAGCCATCAGGCCAAACGCGGAACGCCGACTATGGGCGGGCTGGCGATCGGGGCCGGGGTGTGGGCCGGATACCTCGGATCGCATCTGATCGGGTTGCTGTGGGACGCGCCGGGGCCGAGCGCGTCGGGTGTGCTGGTACTGCTGCTGGCGTCGGCACTCGGCGTGGTGGGTTTCCTCGACGACTCCATCAAGCTGCGCAAACACCGCAACCTCGGCCTGACCGCAGCCGGCAAGTACATCGGGCAGATCGGTGCCGCGGTGGTGTTCGCCGTGCTCGTGCTGCGCTTCCCCGGCGCCACCGGGCTCACGCCGGCGGGCCCCAACCTGTCCTATGTTCGCGACATCAGCACCATCACCTTCGCGTCGCTGTTCTTCGTCGCGTTCATCGTGTTGCTGGTGGTCGCGTGGTCGAACGCGGTGAACATCACCGACGGGCTCGACGGATTGGCGGCGGGTTCGATGAGCCTCACGCTCGGTGCGTACGTGGTGATCACGCTGTGGCAGTACGACAACTCGTGCGAGATCACCCCCGGCCGCGGCTGCTACACGGTGCGCGATCCGCTCGACCTGGCGATGGTCAGCGCCGCCGGCGCGGCGGCGTGTATCGGTTTCCTGTGGTGGAACGCGGCACCGGCCAAGATCTTCATGGGCGACACCGGTTCCCTCGGCCTCGGTGGCCTGCTGGCCGGTCTGTCCATCACCAGCCGCACCGAACTGCTGGCCGTGGTGATCGGGGCGCTGTTCGTCGCCGAGATCATGTCGGTGGTGCTGCAGATCGTGGTGTTCCGCACGACGCACACCCGCCTGTTCCGGATGGCGCCGTTCCATCATCACTTCGAACTCAACAATTGGCCCGAGACCGCGGTGATCATCCGGTTCTGGGTGCTGGCCGGGATCGCGTCGGCGACGGGGTTGTGCCTGTTCTACAGCGAGTATCTGACCTCGCTCTAG